ATCCGGACTTTCAGTGGGCGCTCACCGAGATCGCCGACGAATGCCGGCACTCCATCATGTTCGCTCGCGGCGCAGCCAAGCTCCGCGCGCCGGCCTACCGCCCGAAGCGGTACGTGGTCGAGCTCGGTCGGGTGTTCAAGACGATCGGCGGAGGCGAATCCGCGTACGCCTCGATCCTGGTCGCCGAAGAGGTGCTCGACGTCATGCAGCGCGACTGGATGCGCGACGAGCGCATTGCGCCGTTCGTACGCACGATCAACAACATCCATGTGGTCGAGGAATCGCGGCATATGAAGTTCGCCCGTGAGGAGGTACGCGAGCGGATGGAGGGCACCGGCTGGGTTCGTCGCCAGATCGGCGCGCTGGTCGTCTCGATCGTTTCGTACTTCATCGTGACGAGCATGGTGAACGACACGGTGTACGAACGGGCCGGCCTGGACAAGGCCCGTGCGTTGCGTGAGGCGAAGGCAAACGAGCATCACAAGTCGCTGCTGCGCTCCAGTTGCTCGGGCCTGATGGACTTCCTTTCGTCTGTCGGCCTGCTGACCCGGCCGGCGCGATTCTTCTACAAACGCGCCAACTTGCTCTGATGCCGTACGCGATCACCCAGGAATGCTGCACTGACGCGACCTGCGTTTCGGTCTGCCCGGTCAACTGCATCCACCCGACGCCGGATGAGCCCGACTTCGGCAAGACCGAGATGCTGTACGTCGATCCGCGCTCCTGCATCGACTGCGGCGCTTGTGCAGATGCCTGCCCCGTCGACGCGGTGATGCCGATCGACCTGCTCACCGCCTCGCTACGCGACTATGCGGAAGTCAACGCGGCGTACTACGAAGACGCACCCGCGCCTCGTACCGACGTCGCGCCGAACTTCCACGAATGGGCGCCGGTCAGCTTCGACCGCAGCCTGCCGTCGGACTTCGGCCCGCTGCGGGTTGCGATCGTCGGCACGGGCCCAGCCGGCATGTACGCGGCCGAAGACCTGTTGCTGCACACCAATGCCGAGGTGTCGTTGATCGATCGGCTGCCGGTGGCCGGCGGTCTCGTACGTTTCGGCGTTGCACCCGATCACCCGTCCACCAGACGGATCGACGAGACCTTCCAGCGATACCGCGACCACCCGCGGGCACGGACGTACCTCGGCGTCGAGGTCGGACGGAACATCACGCAGTCGGAGCTGCTCGCTCACCACGATGCAGTCATCTACGCGGTGGGTGCGGACTCAGACCGTCGGCTCGACGTACCCGGTGAGCAAACTCCCGGATCCCTTGCAGCACGGACGTTTGTGGCTTGGTACAACGGTCACCCTGAGGTTTCAACCGATGCGATCGAGTTGTCTGCCGAGCGGGTGGTGGTGGTCGGCACCGGCAACGTCGCGCTCGATGTCGCGCGCATCCTCACCACCGATCCGGCCGACCTCGCGGGCACCGGCATCGCACCCCATGCGCTCGAAGCCTTGCGAGCGAGCAAGGTACGCGAGATCGTGCTGCTCGGCCGGCGTGGTCCCGCCGAGGCCGCGTACACAACACCCGAGTTGCGAGCACTTCGACACAGCGTCGAGGTCGTCGTCGACGGACACACGACGGAGATCACCGACGCGATCACGGCAGGTGCAGGCAAGGCCGCCGTGCTGCGCGGACTCGACGCTGCGCCCGTCGACTGGACCGCTCCCCCGCCGGCCGGGCGCCGGATCGTGCTCCGGTTCGGCTCTTCGCCGCAGGAGGTCCTCGGCGACCAGCAGGTGCGCGCCGTACGTACCTCCGATGGCGCCGAGATCCCAACCGGCATGGTGCTTCGAGCGATCGGGTACCGCGGCACGCCGGTCGCCGAGCTGCCGTTCGACGAGGATTCTGCGACAGTGAGCAACGAGGCCGGCCGGGTCACGGGGGTGCCCGGCGCGTACGTCGTCGGCTGGATCAAACGCGGGCCGAACGGCGGCATCGGAGCCAACCGAACGTGCGCCGCCGAGACAGTGGGCAACCTGCTCGAGGACGCGGTCGCGGGCAACCTCGATAAGCCAACGCGGGGCGGTCGCGCATTCGCCCGCTTGGTCCGTCGCCGCTCGCGCTGACGATCTGCCACCTCCCGCCCGCTGGGCCGCACGTTTCGGCCGCGACACGCCGAAGCGGCGGGGCAGAAACGTGCGGCCCAGCGGGGTGGGGAGCCGGATCGCTCAGCGGGGGATGATCACATCCTCCTGGTTGGCGAGCAGACGCTGCGGTACGACCTTCGGCACCAGGCTCTTGCCCGGCCGCAGCTTCGGCATCGGACCGTCGAGCGGCAGCCGTAGCACCGTGTTGCGCAGGTTGACGGCGTACTCCGTCGCGGCCTTGTCGACGGTGACGACCCAATCACGCGATGCGCCGACCACGACGAGCCCGAGTCGGTGACCCTTCGGCACACGTACGTCGTTCGCCGTGAGGTCGACCGTCACCTGCTGCTCGCCGTCGTTGAGTCGCGCCCAACCGCGGGACAGCACCTGCAGCGGCGTACGCTCCACCGTCCGCGCGACGTCGGTGTAGCAAGCGTCGTCGGCTGCCGTCGCCGCGCCCCAGCACGACTGCGTGTCGAGGTTGTGTGCGCCTGCGCCGTCCGCGACGCGACGCGATTTGCCGTAGTCGACCAGCGCGACACCGACCTGTCCCGTCTCGGCTCCATGCGACACGTCGAGGTCGACCTGTGCCGTGCCCGAGATGCGCACCGCACGCCCGAGCCGCCCGGTCGTGAAGAGCAAGCGATGCGGATTGTTACCTGCGGCGAGTGCGTCAGACTCCCGCTGCTGTGGGTCGTTGACGAACTCTGCCGTCGCGTCACTTCGCTTACCCGTCTTGAGCGAGCCGTTGCGCTGTGGCTGCAACCGCACCGTGCGCTTCGACATCGGCCAGTCATCGGACTTCGCCCACTTGCCCGGCTTCAGCTCGGCGCGCACGGCAGGCTCGCGGTCGACCCCGTTGTCGACACCCATCAGCTCGTGGTCGAACCAACGGTGGAGCGTACGCACCCACGCTTTGCGATCTGAGTCGAACGGATCGGTATGACCCAAGCGGGTGAGCCACATCTTGCGATCGACGTCGTGCTTGCCGAGTGCGTCCCACCAGCGCGAGAAGTTCGGCGTCTTGACGTTGAAGTCCTGCAGCCCGTGCGCGATGAACACGCTCGCCTTGACGTTGGCCGCATTGAGATCGGCGCCGTCGCGGTAATCGCGATCGTCCCAGAACTCCGTGTGCTCGCCGGTCTCGTCGCCGTCGTTGGCGGCCATCTCGTCGAGACGCCAGTCGCAGTCGATGTCTTCGGAACGCTCGCCCGCGACGTATCCGGACAGGTAGGTCGGGTAGTCGTACGAGAACGGCAGCCCCTGATAGCGCGTGTAGTCGTACCACGAACTGATCGCGGCGATCGGGACGATCGTCTCGAGGCCCTCCACTCCCGTCGCGGCAACGCCGTTGGCGAGCGTGCCGTCGTACGACTTACCGATCATGCCGACCTTGCCGTCCGACCACCCGGCACTCACCTCCTCACCGTCTCGGTCAACGGCTCTGGCGCGCCCGTTCAGCCAGTCGATCACCGCCTTCACCGACAAGACGTCGGAGTCGGCGCCCTCGTCGGTGCATCCGGTCGACCGGGACGTACCCGCCATGTCTACCGCGACGTACGCGTACCCACGGGGTACGAAGTAGTTGTCGTAGTACAGCGGGAACTTCTCCGGACCGCCGCGCGCGTTGTAGAGCTTGACCTCGGATTCGTTGCCACGCCCGCAGCAGGAGTAGTAGGGGCTCGCGTCCATCACGACCGGTACCTCTGCCGAGCCGGCCAGCTCGCGCGGTCGGATGATGTCGGCGGCGACCTTCTCGGGTTCGCCGTCGCCGTCGAGATCGGGCGCCTCGACCCACACGCTCTCGCGGATCGCTCGCCCATAGTCATAGGTCGGTTTCGTCGGCTTGACCGGTTTGGCAGGTGCCGCAGCGTGCGGCGCCTTGGTCACAGCGGTGGATGGTTGGGTCGTCGCGTCGACGGGCGCCCCGAGAAGCCCGATCGCGAGTGGGACAGCGGCAATGACGGTCAGTACGCGTCTCAGCACAGGGATCGCCTCGTTATGGGTTGTGTTGGCCAGCGGTAAACCGGCCCATGGAGCGGCAAGATACCCTCATTTTGGGATCCCGACAGCCTTCGAACCCCGCGCGAGGTAGCACATGAGCCATAGCCCCACCCACAATCAGTCGCTCGGCGAGTTCGACCCCGAGGTCGCGGCCGCGGTCGACGCCGAGCTGAATCGCCAGCAGAGCACGCTGGAGATGATCGCGTCGGAGAACTTCGCTCCGGTCGCGTCGCTGCAGGCGCAGGGCAGCGTACTCACCAACAAGTACGCCGAGGGTTACCCGGGCAAGCGCTACTACGGCGGCTGCGAGTTCGTCGACATCGTCGAGAACATCGCGATCGACCGGCTCAAGTCGCTGTTCGACGCGTCGTACGCCAATGTGCAGCCGCATTCGGGCGCGACTGCGAACGCCGCGGCCATGCACGCCACCATCAACGCCGGAGACACCATCCTCGGCCTTGATCTCGCGCACGGCGGCCACCTGACGCACGGTATGCGGATCAACTTCTCCGGCAAGCTCTACAACGTCATCCCGTACCACGTACGCGAGAGCGACCACCTGCTCGATATGGACGAGGTACGCTCCCTCGCGCTCGAGCACAAGCCATCACTGATCATCGCCGGCTGGTCGGCGTACCCCCGCCAGATCGACTTCGCCGCGTTCCGCGAGATCGCCGACGAGTCGGGCGCGAAGCTGATGGTCGACATGGCGCATTTCGCCGGCCTCGTTGCTGCCGGACTGCATCCGAGCCCGCTTCCGCATGCGCATGTGGTCACCACGACGACGCACAAGACCCTCGGCGGCCCACGTGGTGGCGCGCTGATGACCAATGACGACGAGATCGCCAAGAAGATCCGCTCCGCGGTCTTCCCCGGGCAGCAGGGCGGTCCGCTCGAGCATGTGATCGCGGCGAAGGCAGTCGCATTCAAGATGGCCGCACAGGACGACTTCAAGGAGCGCCAGCAGCGTACGGTCGACGGCGCCAAGCTGCTCGCGGAACGGCTCACCGGCGACGATATGCGCAAGATCGGCGTCAACGTGCTCACCGGCGGCACCGACGTACATCTGGTGCTCGTCGACCTGCGTGAGTCAGAGCTCAACGGCCAACAGGGCGAGGATCGCCTCGACGAGATCGGCATCACGGTCAACCGCAACGCGGTGCCGTTCGACCCACGCCCGCCGATGGTCACCTCCGGCCTGCGGATCGGTACGCCCGCGCTCGCGACGCGCGGCTTCGGCCCCGCGGAGTTCACCGAGGTCGCCGACATCATCGCCGAAGCGCTGCACCCCGACGTCGCCGATATCGCCGGGCTCCGTGCCCGCGTCGACGCGCTCACCGCGAAGTTCCCGCTCTACCCCGATGTGCCCCGGTTTGCATCCTGAGTACGCTCACGCCTCCGCCCGTGCGTGACGACGACACGGGCCCGTCGACACTGCGGGTGCTGCTGCGCCCGCCGATGCTCGGGTTACATGTGCTCGGCATCGTCTCGCTCATCTTCACGTTGGTGATGGGCCTGTGGCAGCTGGGCGTCTATGACACCCGACAGCAGCACGAGCGGGCAGATAAGCAAGACGTGGCCACTGTGCCGCTCGACGACGCGCTCGGCCCCGACGAGGCATTCTCGGGATCCGCGAACCACCGACCGGTGGAGGTCAGCGGGTCGTTCGGCCCGGCCGATCAACAGATCTGGGTCTCCGGGCGTACTCACCGCGGCGACCCGGGCTACTGGCTCGTCGCGCCGTTCATCGTCTCCGACGGGCATGCGCTGCTGGTCGTACGTGGGTGGTCGCCGACCAACGACGCCTTGCCCGCGCCTCCACAGGGCCAGGTGTCGATCAAGGCCGTGCTGCAACTGGGGGAGGAGGCGGGTAGACCGCTGGGCGCCGATCGTACGACCGACATGATCCGCATACCGGCGCTGGCCAATGAGCTGCCGTACGACCTGTACTCCGGATATGCGATCCAGACCGACCCTGCCCCCGGCCACGGCCTGACCGCCGTACCGCCGCCGGACCCCGACGTTTCCTGGACGGTCGGGTTGAAGAACCTCGTCTACGCGGTGCAGTGGTGGGTCTTCGGTGTCTTCGCGCTGTTCCTATGGGTACGAATGTCGCGCGATGTGGTGCGTGACGCGCGCTCCCGTGGTTCGGGCGAATGATCCGTCGGAGGTAGCCTGAAGAGCGTGGAATCCGCTCTGACTCGCTACCGGGTGATGGCCAACATCGTCGGCGTACTCCTGATCGTGCTGATCCTGATCGGGGTGCCGTTGAAGTACCTCGCGTCCGACGGCTCCTCACCGCAGGAGCTCGGCGAGTTCATCACGACCTATCTCGGTGTCGCGCACGGCTGGCTCTACATGATCTTCCTGATCATGGCGGCGCTACTCGCCCGTACGGCGCGATGGACGATCCCGTTCACGATCGTCACGCTGCTCTGCGGGACGATCCCGGTCGTCAGCTTCTGGGCAGAGCGGCGGGCGACCATGCATACGCGGTCGCTCATCGCCCAGGAGGCGCAAGCGACCGCGTAGCTGGCCGAGGATCTTTAGTTGGTCGGACCGGTGGGGTTCGTCGACTCGGTGGGGGAGTCCGGCGCAGGCGTCGGGCGCGGTGCCGGTGGCGGAACCGGTGCTCCGGCGCCGCTCTGTGAGTCCTTCACCTTCTTGGCGACGACGCCGACAACGGCTCCGAGGCCCACGATGATCAGTAGTTTCTTCAACTTGCCGCCCTTCTTCTTCGGTGGGTCGACGAGATCGGTCTCGGCAAGCTTGGTGTCCGCGAGCTTGGTCTTACCCAAGGCTGCGGCAACTTCCTCGCGCACCTTCGGGGCGAGCTCATCACGTACGGTCTCGACTGCGGAAGCGGCCGCATCGCGTGCGTCGCTGGCCGCGGGACCGAGCTTCTCGGCGGCCAACTCGCCGATCTCGGTGGCCTGCTCCTTGACCGCGTCGGCCTTCGACTTCTTGCGACGTAGCATGCTGTCCTCCTCAGGTGCGCCGTCGGCGGCGCGTGATCGACGTCTACCCACCGTACCCGTGTTCGACCCGGTATCTAAGAGAGGTCGGGTCACCCGGATTGTGCGGCATGGCAGGATTTAGGTCTGGTACTTCCACCAGAGACCATCCACACCGAGAGGACCTTTCGTGGCCGAGGACATCTACGCGACGCTCAAGACCAACCGCGGCGACGTCGTGATCAAGCTTTTCCCCAATCACGCACCCAAGACCGTCGACAACTTCGTCGGGCTCGCGGAGGGCACCCGGGAGTGGCGCGACCCCGAGACGGGGGCGCCGAGCACGAACCGGTTCTACGACGGTCTCGGCTTCCATCGCATCATCGACGGCTTCATGATCCAGGGCGGGTGCCCGCTCGGCACCGGCACCGGCGGCCCGGGCTACACCTTCGACGACGAGTTCCACCCGGAGCTGGCCTTCGATCGTCCGTACCTGCTCGCGATGGCAAATGCCGGGCCCGGCACGAACGGCTCACAGTTCTTCGTGACCGTTGGCCCCCAGCCGCATCTGACCAACCGCCACACCATCTTCGGCGAGGTCGAGGGTGACGACAGCCGCGCCGTGGTCGACGCGATCGCGACGACGGAGACCGGCCGTGGCGATCGCCCGGTAGAGCCCGTCGTCATCGAGCGAGTCGAGATCGAGCGCCGATAGGCGGTGCTGCCGGATCAGGGCGCGGAGTCCCGCTCCCTGATCGCCGCGGCATAAGGAGACACGACCACGTGAGTGAACCCGCCGACGCCGCGCCGTCGACGCCGTACTGCTACCGGCATCCCGATCGTGAGACCTACATCAGATGTCAGCGATGCGGGAGACCGATCTGTCCCGACTGCATGCGGCAGGCATCGGTCGGCTATCAATGCCCGGACTGCGTCGCCGAGGGCGCCCGCACCATCCGCCAGCCGCGTACTGTCGCGGGTGGCCTGACCCCGACCCGAGCCGGCATCGTCTCGTACGCACTGATCGCGATCAACGTGGTCGTCTTCCTAGCGCAACTCGCGACGGGCGGTACGAACGGCACGGTGACCGAGTGGGGCGCCATGCTCACCGGCACTTGGCGGGGTAGTGACGGCGCCATCCTGCACGGCGTCGACGACGGTGGCTGGTGGCGCATCGTCACGTCCGGGTTCCTGCACCTCGGGCTGCTGCACATCCTGTTCAACATGTACGCGCTGTTCCTGTTCGGGCCGATGCTGGAGCGGATGCTCGGCCATCTGCGATTCATCGTGATGTACGCCTCGTCGTTGGTCGCGGGCTCGCTGGCGGTCTACCTGTTCGCCGACTACGGCACACTGACCGCCGGAGCCTCCGGCGCGATCTTCGGGCTGCTCGGGTGCACGCTGGTGCTGTTCCTCAAGCACGGGTACGACGTGCGTTTCCTGCTCGGGCTCCTCGCGATCAACGCGGCGCTGCCGTTGTTCGCCGGTGGTATCAGCTGGCAGGCGCATGCCGGCGGGTTCGTAGCCGGGGCGGTCTGTGGCGCGGTGTTCGCGTACGCGCCACAGAAGGCGCGGGTGTACCTGCAGGCGGGCGGTATCGCGGTGGTGTGGATCGCCCTTGCGGTCGGCTTCGCCCTTCGTACGGCTCAGCTCACCGCGTGACACCGTACGGCGTCGACGGCAGAGGTTATCCCCACTGGGGATAACCTCTGTGGATAATTACACGCGTGTAAGTCGTCCCGGGTGAGCGGTTCGGGACCCGCTACTCCCACTTCATGCTGAAGCCGAACGCCGCGACGATGAACGCCATGCCGACGATCAGGTTCCAGTCGCCCAGGTCGCTCATCAGCGGGATCGGGTTGTCGCGGTTGGCGAACACGTAGTAGAGCACGATCCAGAGCAGACCGATGCCGGCGCAGGCGAGCATCGCGGGGGCGGCCCAGCGGTTACCGATCTTCTGCGGTTTGACCGGCCGGGTCGAGCGGGTCTTGCCCTCTGCCTCGGCGGCACGCGCAGGGTTGCCCGAGCGAGAGGCTTTGCCGCTTGCGGCCGGCTTGTCCTTGCGCCGATCGTCATCAGCATCGTCATCATCGGAGGAGTCGTCGTCATCGATGTCGTCTTCGACCGGCTCGTCTTCGTCTTCGAGCTCGTCGTCGATATCCTCATCGACCGACTCGTCCTCGTCGGCAACGATGTCTTCCGAGGTGTCCTCGGCGGCTTCGGTGTCGGGAGCATCGACCTCGCCGTCTTCCGGCTCACCCGACGACGTCGTATCGTCCAGCTCGTCGTCGTGGTTCTTCGGATCGGTCACGCGAACACCTCATACCGGGAATGTGCATAGAACGTCCGATAGCGTAGTAGACGCACCTACCCCGACCTGCCTGCGACCCCACCTTCGGAGCCCCGTATGTCAGAGCAGCGCCGGCCCCGGCCGGAGCGCCGACACCGCCGCACGTCCTGGCGGCTCGCGGTACCCGTGGCGACGGCGCTTGCGGGCGGGCTCTTCGTGACGAGTGCGATCAGCTCCGACGGCACGGACCTGCGCTCGGAGAACTCCGATCTCGATCAGCTCATCCGCGAGCGCGCCGCCAACGTGCAGGAGCTCCGCAACCAGGTCGACGACGTACGCGAGGGCAACCGAGAGCTGTCCGAGTCCGTCGACCAACAGTCGGTCGTCAAGCAGCGGGCGAACGCCGAGGAGATGATGCCGACGTCCGGGTTCACCGAGGTGACCGGACCCGGCGTACGGGTGGCGCTCGACGATGCGCCGCGGGAGAGTGACTCCGATGACGTCGATCCGAACCTGCTCGTTGTGCACCAACAAGACATCCAGGCGTTCGTCAACGCTCTGTGGGCCGGTGGCGCGGAGGCGATCAGCCTGCAGGGCCAGCGGCTGATCAGTACGACCGGCATCAAATGCGTTGGCAACACGGTCGTGCTCGACGGGGTGCCGTACGCACCGCCCTACGTGATCGAAGCGGTCGGCGACGTCAGCGAGATGGAGAGCGCACTCGATGCGGCGAACGCCGTCGACGTCTACAAGGACTACGTCGAGAAGTACGACCTCGGCTTGACCCAAGAGGTCAAGACCGAGATCGAAGTCCCCGCGTACCGAGGCACACCCGACCTGGATTACGCCGAGCCGACGGCCTGATCGCTCCTAGCCGGCCAGCCCGAACGGCCAGTCTTGTGGGAGGCCACGACGTGCCTGTGGGCCGTTGTCACCCGGCTGCTCTCCGTCGTCGCCGTTGTTTCCGTTCCCATTCCCGTTGTTACTGCCGTTCCCGTTGCCGTCGCCGTCGCCGTTGCCCCCGTCGTTGCCGTCGCCGTTGTTGCCCTCATCGTCTTTGTCCTCGGCGTTTTCGCCGGTCGAAACGGTGAGGGTGACGGTGGTCTCGTCGGGGTCGGCGAACGAACCGGGTTCAGGGTCGACGCCGGTGACGGTGCCCTCTTCCTCGGTCGACTCGGTGTCGTCTTCGATGTTGACCTCGAAGCCCTTGTTCTCGAGCAGGCCGGTGGCGAAATTCTCGGGTTTAC
The sequence above is drawn from the Nocardioidaceae bacterium SCSIO 66511 genome and encodes:
- a CDS encoding diiron oxygenase gives rise to the protein MTAAREETEHDTTQRLLDSSATLSYDPATEVDWDTPLDTADHGASPEWSTLYGTAYWNELTPEQQRELTRQEAASVASTGIWFEMILQQMILRDFYAKDPTDPDFQWALTEIADECRHSIMFARGAAKLRAPAYRPKRYVVELGRVFKTIGGGESAYASILVAEEVLDVMQRDWMRDERIAPFVRTINNIHVVEESRHMKFAREEVRERMEGTGWVRRQIGALVVSIVSYFIVTSMVNDTVYERAGLDKARALREAKANEHHKSLLRSSCSGLMDFLSSVGLLTRPARFFYKRANLL
- a CDS encoding FAD-dependent oxidoreductase, encoding MPYAITQECCTDATCVSVCPVNCIHPTPDEPDFGKTEMLYVDPRSCIDCGACADACPVDAVMPIDLLTASLRDYAEVNAAYYEDAPAPRTDVAPNFHEWAPVSFDRSLPSDFGPLRVAIVGTGPAGMYAAEDLLLHTNAEVSLIDRLPVAGGLVRFGVAPDHPSTRRIDETFQRYRDHPRARTYLGVEVGRNITQSELLAHHDAVIYAVGADSDRRLDVPGEQTPGSLAARTFVAWYNGHPEVSTDAIELSAERVVVVGTGNVALDVARILTTDPADLAGTGIAPHALEALRASKVREIVLLGRRGPAEAAYTTPELRALRHSVEVVVDGHTTEITDAITAGAGKAAVLRGLDAAPVDWTAPPPAGRRIVLRFGSSPQEVLGDQQVRAVRTSDGAEIPTGMVLRAIGYRGTPVAELPFDEDSATVSNEAGRVTGVPGAYVVGWIKRGPNGGIGANRTCAAETVGNLLEDAVAGNLDKPTRGGRAFARLVRRRSR
- a CDS encoding Xaa-Pro dipeptidyl-peptidase, translated to MLRRVLTVIAAVPLAIGLLGAPVDATTQPSTAVTKAPHAAAPAKPVKPTKPTYDYGRAIRESVWVEAPDLDGDGEPEKVAADIIRPRELAGSAEVPVVMDASPYYSCCGRGNESEVKLYNARGGPEKFPLYYDNYFVPRGYAYVAVDMAGTSRSTGCTDEGADSDVLSVKAVIDWLNGRARAVDRDGEEVSAGWSDGKVGMIGKSYDGTLANGVAATGVEGLETIVPIAAISSWYDYTRYQGLPFSYDYPTYLSGYVAGERSEDIDCDWRLDEMAANDGDETGEHTEFWDDRDYRDGADLNAANVKASVFIAHGLQDFNVKTPNFSRWWDALGKHDVDRKMWLTRLGHTDPFDSDRKAWVRTLHRWFDHELMGVDNGVDREPAVRAELKPGKWAKSDDWPMSKRTVRLQPQRNGSLKTGKRSDATAEFVNDPQQRESDALAAGNNPHRLLFTTGRLGRAVRISGTAQVDLDVSHGAETGQVGVALVDYGKSRRVADGAGAHNLDTQSCWGAATAADDACYTDVARTVERTPLQVLSRGWARLNDGEQQVTVDLTANDVRVPKGHRLGLVVVGASRDWVVTVDKAATEYAVNLRNTVLRLPLDGPMPKLRPGKSLVPKVVPQRLLANQEDVIIPR
- a CDS encoding serine hydroxymethyltransferase, whose protein sequence is MSHSPTHNQSLGEFDPEVAAAVDAELNRQQSTLEMIASENFAPVASLQAQGSVLTNKYAEGYPGKRYYGGCEFVDIVENIAIDRLKSLFDASYANVQPHSGATANAAAMHATINAGDTILGLDLAHGGHLTHGMRINFSGKLYNVIPYHVRESDHLLDMDEVRSLALEHKPSLIIAGWSAYPRQIDFAAFREIADESGAKLMVDMAHFAGLVAAGLHPSPLPHAHVVTTTTHKTLGGPRGGALMTNDDEIAKKIRSAVFPGQQGGPLEHVIAAKAVAFKMAAQDDFKERQQRTVDGAKLLAERLTGDDMRKIGVNVLTGGTDVHLVLVDLRESELNGQQGEDRLDEIGITVNRNAVPFDPRPPMVTSGLRIGTPALATRGFGPAEFTEVADIIAEALHPDVADIAGLRARVDALTAKFPLYPDVPRFAS
- a CDS encoding SURF1 family protein; amino-acid sequence: MRDDDTGPSTLRVLLRPPMLGLHVLGIVSLIFTLVMGLWQLGVYDTRQQHERADKQDVATVPLDDALGPDEAFSGSANHRPVEVSGSFGPADQQIWVSGRTHRGDPGYWLVAPFIVSDGHALLVVRGWSPTNDALPAPPQGQVSIKAVLQLGEEAGRPLGADRTTDMIRIPALANELPYDLYSGYAIQTDPAPGHGLTAVPPPDPDVSWTVGLKNLVYAVQWWVFGVFALFLWVRMSRDVVRDARSRGSGE
- a CDS encoding DUF3817 domain-containing protein — protein: MESALTRYRVMANIVGVLLIVLILIGVPLKYLASDGSSPQELGEFITTYLGVAHGWLYMIFLIMAALLARTARWTIPFTIVTLLCGTIPVVSFWAERRATMHTRSLIAQEAQATA
- a CDS encoding peptidylprolyl isomerase, whose amino-acid sequence is MAEDIYATLKTNRGDVVIKLFPNHAPKTVDNFVGLAEGTREWRDPETGAPSTNRFYDGLGFHRIIDGFMIQGGCPLGTGTGGPGYTFDDEFHPELAFDRPYLLAMANAGPGTNGSQFFVTVGPQPHLTNRHTIFGEVEGDDSRAVVDAIATTETGRGDRPVEPVVIERVEIERR
- a CDS encoding rhomboid family intramembrane serine protease; its protein translation is MSEPADAAPSTPYCYRHPDRETYIRCQRCGRPICPDCMRQASVGYQCPDCVAEGARTIRQPRTVAGGLTPTRAGIVSYALIAINVVVFLAQLATGGTNGTVTEWGAMLTGTWRGSDGAILHGVDDGGWWRIVTSGFLHLGLLHILFNMYALFLFGPMLERMLGHLRFIVMYASSLVAGSLAVYLFADYGTLTAGASGAIFGLLGCTLVLFLKHGYDVRFLLGLLAINAALPLFAGGISWQAHAGGFVAGAVCGAVFAYAPQKARVYLQAGGIAVVWIALAVGFALRTAQLTA
- a CDS encoding cell division protein CrgA, coding for MTDPKNHDDELDDTTSSGEPEDGEVDAPDTEAAEDTSEDIVADEDESVDEDIDDELEDEDEPVEDDIDDDDSSDDDDADDDRRKDKPAASGKASRSGNPARAAEAEGKTRSTRPVKPQKIGNRWAAPAMLACAGIGLLWIVLYYVFANRDNPIPLMSDLGDWNLIVGMAFIVAAFGFSMKWE
- a CDS encoding DUF881 domain-containing protein translates to MSEQRRPRPERRHRRTSWRLAVPVATALAGGLFVTSAISSDGTDLRSENSDLDQLIRERAANVQELRNQVDDVREGNRELSESVDQQSVVKQRANAEEMMPTSGFTEVTGPGVRVALDDAPRESDSDDVDPNLLVVHQQDIQAFVNALWAGGAEAISLQGQRLISTTGIKCVGNTVVLDGVPYAPPYVIEAVGDVSEMESALDAANAVDVYKDYVEKYDLGLTQEVKTEIEVPAYRGTPDLDYAEPTA